Below is a window of Halobaculum lipolyticum DNA.
CCGGACGGGGTCGTGGGCGCGGACGCGGTCGACGAGCGACCGGAGGGCGTCGCTCGGCTCCTCGTCGTGGGCGACGTGGTAGCCCTCGCCGGCGCGTTCGTGGGGCATGTCCCCCGTGGGCGAGTCCGCGATGGCCGTCTCCACGATGTCGCGTTCGGCGTCGCTGAGTCCGTCGAGCGTCCAGCCGAACCGCTCGCGCACGTCGGCGCCGAACGCCGCGGCCGAGGAGACCCGTTCTGCCGTCAGTTCGTACGTGTACACGGTGTAGGAGCCGCGGTCGTCGACCTCGACGGTCGCCGGGCCGTCGGGCCAGACGACCGCCGCGTACTCCGGGTCGGGGACGAGCACCGACTCCTCGACCGCCTCCGGTCGATAGCGGAGCGTGGTGATCACGCCCGGCGGGCGGTGGTCGTCGAAGCCGCGGGCGGCCAGCGCCTCGCGGTCGACCGCGGGGAGGTCGGCGTACCGGATCCGGTCGTCCGGGCCGGGCGTCTCCTCGCCGTCCTCGGTGCGGATCGGGTTCATCGTCGCGCCGAACGCGCGCATCTCTCGTGAGTCGGTCACCGCGGCCGCGAAGCGGTACACCCCCTCGCCCGCGACGACGACCGGCCGGTCGGTGGGGAGGGGTTCGCGCCGGTCCTCGACGGTCGCGGAGCCGGTTTCGACGACCTCACGAGCGAGCGCGTCGCGGTTCTCCGGGTCGGGGTCGGACCCGTCGCCCGCGCCGAACGTCCACAGGGCTCGCTCGGCGAGGCCGGCGTCGTCTTCGGGAGCCATCTGGAGGGAGGCGGTCGGGGAGGGCGCACAGCCGACACAGCCGCCGGTGGCTGTCACGGCCAGCGTCGCCGTCGTCGCGAGGAACGAGCGGCGGTCGAGTGGCATGGCCGGCGGTACACGACAGGGGACCGAGAGGTTTCCGGTGACGAAAACGGGCGTGTGTGTCTCGGTGTCGGCGCGACCCAGTTACGCGATCTGGTCGGCGTACTCCTCGGCGGTGAGGAGGTCGTCGAGGTCGTCCGCGTCGAGGTCGAGTTCGAGCATCCAGCCGTCGCCGAAGGGGTCGTCGTTGACGAGTTCGGGCGCGTCGAACAGCGCCTCGTTGACGGCGGTCACCTCGCCCGAGACGGGGGCGTACAGGTCGGAGACGGCCTTGATCGACTCGATGACGCCGAACTCGGCGTCCGCCGCCACGGCGTCGCCCTCGCTCGGGAGTTCCACGAACACCACGTCGCCGAGTTCGTCCTGCGCGAAGTCCGTGATGCCGACCCGGCCCGTCTCCGGGTCGATCCACTCGTGCGACTCGCGGTAGCGTAGGCCCTCGGGTACGTCGAAGCTCATCGTCTACCGGTACCCGTGCGGCGAGGGTACTTGGGTGTATGCGAATCCGACCGCCCGGCCGGATCCCCGGCGACGCGGTCGGGTGCGGGGTTCCCGAGTCGGTCCGGCGTGGCTACTCGAACGGGACGGTGACGACCTTCGCGCGCTTCTCGCGGGCGCGGACGACCACGTTCACCTCGGTGCCGGGGTCGGTGAGGTCGACCGGGAGGTAGCCCAAGGCGATCGGTTTGTCGAGGGAGGGACTCATCGTCCCGGAGGTGACGGCGCCGACGACGTGGCCGTCCTCGTCGGTGATGTCGTAGCCGTGGCGCGGGACCCCGCGGTCGAGCAGTTCGATCCCGACGAACGTCTCCTCGACGCCGGTCTCGGCCTGCTCGGCGAGCGCGTCGCGGCCGACGAACTCGGTGTCGAGATCCACGACGAAGCCGATGTCGGCCTCGTACGGCGTGCGCGGTTCGTCCTCGGGGTGGAAGTCCTGTCCCGACAGCAGGAACCCCTTCTCCATGCGCAGCGTGTCCCGGGCGCCGAGTCCGCACGGCGCCGCGTCGTCGACGAACAGGTCCCACACGTCGCCGGCGGCGTCCCACGGGCAGAGGATCTCGAAGCCGTCCTCGCCGGTGTACCCCGTCCGGGCGACCCAGCACTCGGCGCCCGAAAGCGGCGCGAACGCCGCCGAGAACCGCGACAGGCCGCGGACGTCCGGCCCGCCGTCGTCGACGGCGCCGGCGACGAGGTCGGGCGCCGCGGGACCCTGCACGGCGAACATCGCCCAGTCCTCGGTGACGTTGCGCACCTCGCAGTCGAGGTCGTGGTCGTCGCGGTAGTCGACCCACCGCTCGTGGCTCTCGGTGTCGTGGCCGGCGTTCGGGACGAACAGGTACGCCGGGACGGGGTCGTCGCGGCCGAAGTCGTCCCCGGCCTCGTCGGGGAGGCGGTAGACGACCGTGTCGTCGAGCATCACGCCGTCCTCGCGGGTGATCGCGGCGTACTGGGCGTCGCCCGCGTCCAACTCGGTGACGTCGTTCGTGGTGAGGCGCTGCACCAGCGTCGTCGCGTCGGGACCGGCGACCACGATCTCGCCCATGTGGGAGACGTCGAAGATCCCGGCGTCCTCGCGCACCGCCGCGTGCTCGGCGCGGATCGAGTCGAACTCGACCGGCATGTCCCACCCGCCGAACTCGGTGAACGTGGCGCCGCGCTCGGCGTGGATCTCGCGGAGGGGCGGCTTGCGGAGCGTCATACCCGAGGGGTCGGCGGCCCGCGAGTAAGGGTTTGGTATTCACACCGACCGCCGACACGCGGCGATCCGTGCCGCTACCGTCGCGTCGAGTTTCAGCCGCGATAGCGGGGGGACCTACGATTAAATAGCTCCGCGCGGAGCGTCGATCGATGCTTGGACTCGACGGCGGGGGGATGCTCTTCGCGTACGTCGCCGCCTACGTCGTCGCGGTCGTCGGCTGCGCGGTCGCGTTGCGGCGCGCGGTCGCGGTCGACGACGACGAGACGCGGCGGGGACTGGTGGCGCTGTTGGTCGCCAGCGGCGGGTGGGCGGCCGCCCAGTTGGCGTACCTGCTCGCGCCGACGCCCGACCTCCAGTACGCGCTGTATCTGGTCGGCCTGGTCGTCGGCCTGACCACGATCGGCGGGTGGCTGTACTTCTGCTCGGCGTACACGGGACGCGCGTTCCACCGTACCCGGACGTACCGCCGCGTCGCGGTCGGCTCGTACCTCGCGGTCGTCGCGGTGAAGGTGACGAACCCGTTCCACGAACTGTACTTCACCGCCGAGTTCGTCGCCACCCCGTTCCCCCACCTCGCCGTCCAACAGGGACTCGCCCACTGGGTCGTGACCGGGCTGTCGTACTCGCTCGTCGCGGTCGGCTTCTTCATGCTGTTCGACCAGTTCCTCGAAGCCGACTTCGACACCGGCCCGCTGGCGGCGCTCGTGGGCGCCACCGCGCTGCCGGTCGTGTTCGACGTCGCCGAGATGACGAGCGCGTCGCTGCTGGACCTGAGCATGGAGCCGGTCGGCGTCGCCGTGTTCGCGGTCGGGACCCTGTACGTGTTCGAGGACCGGTTCCTCTCGGTCCAACTGTCGGACGGGATCGACGACGCGCTGATCTACCTCGACGAGGACGACCGGGTGCGCGAGACGAACGACCTCGCCCGCGAGACGTTCCCCGAGTTGCGGGGCGGCCGCGGGGAGCCGATCGGGGAACTGCTCCCTGAGCTGGCCGCGGAACTCGACGGCGGGGACGGCCTGCTCGAACGCGACGGCGACGGGGGCCGACGCTTCTTCCTCGTGACGACGACCGACTTCGTCCGGGCGGCCGGGAGCGTCGGCCGGCTCGTCATGTGCAGCGACGTGAGCGACACCGAACGCCGCCGCCGGGAGTTGGCCCGGCAGAACGAGCAGTTGGAGTCGATCGCCGCGGCGATGCGCCACGAACTGTTCAACACGCTCCAGATCGTCGCCGGCCGGGTGGAGTTGGCCGGCTCGGAACTGGAGGGCGGCGACGTGAGCGCGGCCCGCGAGTCGCTCCGGACGGCCTCCCGGACCGCCGAACGGATGCGCCGACTCGTCGAGGACTTCGCCGACCTCGCCCGGAAGGGTCAGACGATCGAGACCACCCAGTCGGTCGCGTTCGACGACGCCGTCGACGCGGCGTGGGAGGACGCGGCGACCGACGGGGTCGCGCTGGAGCGCGAGAGCGACGGTCGGATCGACGCCGACCCCGACCGGCTGGAGGCGCTGCTGGCGAGCGCGTTCCGCTTCGCCGTCCACAACGACGCCTCCCGGGTGTCGGTGGGACTGCACGACGACGGCATCGTCGTCGCCGACGACGGCAACGAGTACCCGGGGATGGCGCCCGAGGAGTTCTTCGAGTACGGCGGCGCCGTCCCCACCGCCGAGGCCGGCATCGCGCTCCCCAACGTCCGGACGCTCGCGCGCGTCCACGGCTGGAACGCCGCCGTCGACCCCGGCTACGAGGGTGGGGTCCGCGTCGTCGTCACGGGCGCACGAACCGAGGTCGAGGGGTCGCCGGTGCCGGTCGACGTCGGCGAGCCCGACCGGGTCGTCGCGTCGGGCGAGTGACGGGCGGCCTCCGGAGAACGGGAGATCGGACGGGACGGAGGATCCGGTGAGAACCCGAGAAAGGAGGAGAACGGGAACCGAGGGGCGGGACCCCTCGGTCGGACGGGCGTCGCGGCTCAGTAGGCGTCGACGTACGCCGCCACGTCGAGCATACGGTTCGAGAAGCCGTACTCGTTGTCGTACCACGTCAGGATCTTGGCGATCCCCTCGTCGTCGTCGCCGACGACGTTCGTGGAGTCGAGGTCGACGTACGAGGAGAACGGCAGCCCGATGATGTCGCGGCTGACGACCTCGTCGTCGGTGTAGCCGAGCACGCCCGCCAGCGGTCCCGAGTCGGCGGCGTCGCGGAACGCGTCGTTGATCTCGTCGGCCGACGGGGAGTCCTCCAAGTCGACGACGAGTTCGGTGAGCGAGCCGTTCGGCACGGGGACGCGCATCGCCATCCCGTCGAGCTTCCCCTTCAGCTGGGGGAGGATGTCGGTGGCCGCCTTCGCGGCGCCCGTCGACGTGGGGACGATGTTCTCGGCGGCGGCGCGGCCGCGCCGGGTCTTCGCCTTCGGGCCGTCGACGAGGTTCTGGCTGCCGGTGTACGCGTGGACCGTCGTGAGGGTGCCCGAGGCGATGCCGAACTCCTCGTCGAGCACCTTCGCGACCGGCGTGACGGAGTTGGTCGTACAGGAGGCGTTCGACACGACCGTCTCGCCGTCGTACTCCTCCTCGTGGTTGACGCCGTACACCAGCTGTTTCACCGGCTCCTCGCCCTTCGGCGGCGCGGAGATGACCGCCACGTCGGCGCCCGCCTCGACGTGCTTCTCGGCGTCGCCCTTCGTGCGGAACACGCCGGTACACTCAAGCGCGACGTCGACGTCGAACTCCGCCCACGGGAGGTCCGCGGGGTCCTGCTCGTCGAGCACCGGCACCGCCGTGTCGCCGATGGCGAGTTCGCGCGACTCCGCGTCGTAGCTGACGCCGTCGAGGCGTCCCATCACCGAGTCGTAGGACGCGAGGTAGCGCATCTCCTCGCCGTCCATCACGTCGTTGATACCGACGAGTTCGATCCGGGGGTCCTCCAACACCGCGCGGAACACGTTGCGGCCGATCCGACCGAACCCGTTCAGGCCGACGCGCACGGGGTTGTCCACGTCGTCGCCCGCCGCGAGGTACGATTTACTCATATCCGAATTACCCCGTCGTGGGACTTATCGCTTGCGGGAGCGAGAGGCGGGGGCCGCGGCCGACCCGCCAGCGGGGCGGAGCGACCGGCTCGCCGGGGGGAGAAGGCTTATTCGGCCCAGCGAACAAGGACGGGTGAGAATGCGTGACAACCGCGACGATCCGTTCGGCGACATCTTCGACGAGATCGAACGGATGATGAGCGAAATGGCCGGCACCCCCGGGGCGGCTCGCGCCGCCGGCGACGCCGGCTTCGGCGACGAGACCCACGTGTCGGTGTACGAAGAGGGCGAGACCGTGCGACTCGTCGCCGACCTCCCGGGGATCGACAAGACGGGGATCGACCTCCAGTGCGACGGCTCGACGCTCACGATCTCCGCCGACGGCGACCACCGCCGCTTCGACGAACGCGTCCGGCTCCCCGCCCGCGTGGACGAACACTCCGCGGCGGCGTCGTTCAACAACGGCGTGCTCGAAGTGACGTTCGACGTGCTCGAACCCTCCGCCGACATCGACGTCGAGTAGCCCCGACGCGGGGCGCCCGGCGTTCCCCTCCTCCGACCGGCTTATCGCTGTGCCGTCCGCCGCACCAGCGCCGCCAGCGACTCGTCGAACCCCGCGCGGTACTTCCCGGCGGCGTCGACCGTCGGCCGCGCGTTCGTCTCGGAGACGACGAGTCGCCCGTCCGATTCGAGCAGGTCGACGCCGACAAGCGGGACGCCCGTCGCCGCGGCCGCGCGCTCGACGAGGTCGCGGGCGTCGTCGTCGAGGTCGACGCCCGCCGCGACGGCGCCGCGATGGACGTTGTGTTTCCAGTTCCCGTCGGCCACCGCCCCCTCGGGGAGCCGGCGCTCCACGGCGCCCGCGTACTCGCCGTCGACCACCATCGCCCGGTAGTCCGTCGCGTCCGGGAGGAACTCCTGCAGGAGGAACGACTTGTCGCCGGTGGCACGGTAGTCGTGGACGAGGTCGAGGTAGTCCGTGACCCCCAGCAGGCTGTCGGGGTCGGTCGCCTTCGCGACGCCGACGCCCCGCGTCGCGGAGTTCGGCTTGACGACGACCGGATACCCCACCTCGGCTGCGGCCGCGAGGACCGCCTCGTCGTCGACGGGGTTCGACACCACGCGCGTCTCCGGCACCGGCACCCCGGCGGCCGCGAGCGTCGCCAGCGTGCCCGCCTTGTTGCGCGAGCCGAGGACGGCGTCGCGGCCGTTCACCCACGGCACGCCGAGGTGCGTGTCGACCACCGCGCCCTCCATCAGGCGCGAGGGGTACACCCAGCCGACGTCGAAGCCGGCGAACTCCCCCTCGGGGTCGGCGTCGACTCGGAGCGTCCGCTCGTCGGCCCGGACGTGGTCGACCGCGATGCCGTGGGGCGCGAGTCGCTCGCGGAGGCGCGCGAACGTCTCCGCGTTCGTGGTGACGGCGAGCCGGAGTTCGGGGTCGGCGGGGGGCGAGGGCATCTGTGTACCCGTGGGAGGGGCGCCCCCGAGTTAGCGGTTCGGCTCCCGCCACGCCACGCCCCCACACGCGCATCCGGAGAAACGAGCCTTCTTACCGCCCGAGCAGGTAGTCGTCCCCATGAGCGACTCCGACGTTCCCTCGCAGGTGCCCGTGGAGTGCCCGGGCTGTGGCGAGGAGACGGCCCACGAAGTGCTGAAACCCGGCGGCCACGCCACGGTGCAGTGTACGGTGTGCGGTCACACCCACAAGGTCGAGGTGCCCGAGCCGACGACCGTCGACGTGGACGTGATCGTCTCCCAGGACGGCGAGTCGTACACCGCGACGCTCGAGGGCGACCCCGACCAGATCGTCGAGGTCGGCGACGAGTTCATCGTCGAGACCGAGCAGGCGATCCAGCAGGTGCGCGTCACCTCCATCGAGTTGGACGGCGACCGCCGCGTCGAGCAGTCCGACGTCGACCACGCCGCGACCGTCTGGACACGCGTCGTCGACAACGTCTCCGTCAACATCACCGTCCACCCGAAGGACGGCCGCCGCGACGAGACCCGCTCGCTGAAGGTGTACGTCCCCGGCGACTTCGAGTTCGTCGTCGGCCGGACGCAGTCGTTCGGCGACGACGAGATCGAGATCGAGGGCGTGCAGGTGCGCGACGAGACGGCCGACGACTACCGCCACGAGAAGTTCGACCACGACGGCGACATGGTGTACGCGAAGGACGTGAAGCGGGTGTACGCCCGCGACACGAAGACGGCCGCCTGGTCGGCCTGGTAAGCCGCCGCGGTCGGGCGGCGACGCTCCGAGGGTCCGGCGTTCGACGCCGACGGGACCGAGGGATGCCCTTTTACCTACCCAGTCAAACCCCCGAGGACGAACGATGCCGACAGACGAGCGGACCGGGCTGGACGCCGAGGAGTTGCTCCTCGTGTGGGCCGCCCGGCGGACGGGGGTGCTGGAGGCGCTGTTGACGACGGCAGGGACGCCGGCGGAGGTCGCCGACGCGACCGACGTCGCCGAGCCGCTAGCTCGCCGGCTCGTCGACGCGTTGGTGGATCTGGGGTTCTTCGAGACGGTCGGCGACGAGTACGAGCCGGCCAACCGTGCGCTGGGGATGCTCGCCAAGCGCGACGTGCGCTCGATCGGACCGATCCCCCACGCGCTCGACGAACTCGACGAACTCGTGGGGCTGCCGGAGACGCTGGAGACCGGCGTGGCGCCGGAGCGCCGCAGCGACTGGGAGGCGAACGCGCTGGGCGCCCACTACGCCACCGACGAAGCCGTCGTCCGGGCGTGCGTCACCGCCGCCGTCCGCGCCGCCCCCGACGCCGACTCCGTGGTCGACCTGTGCGGCGGCTCGGGCGTGTACAGCCGCGAGTTCGTCTCGCGGGGGCTGGACGCCACGCTCGTCGAGTCGCCGTCGGCGATCGAGTTGCTCGGGCGCGTCCACGGCGACCGGGTGCGCTTCCACGCGGGCATCCCCGCGACACTGGACCGGACCTTCGATCTGGCGTTCCTCGGCGACGCGCTCTCGGGGATGGACCCCGGGGAGATCGTACCGACGCTGTCGGTCGC
It encodes the following:
- the gcvH gene encoding glycine cleavage system protein GcvH; amino-acid sequence: MSFDVPEGLRYRESHEWIDPETGRVGITDFAQDELGDVVFVELPSEGDAVAADAEFGVIESIKAVSDLYAPVSGEVTAVNEALFDAPELVNDDPFGDGWMLELDLDADDLDDLLTAEEYADQIA
- the gcvT gene encoding glycine cleavage system aminomethyltransferase GcvT, giving the protein MTLRKPPLREIHAERGATFTEFGGWDMPVEFDSIRAEHAAVREDAGIFDVSHMGEIVVAGPDATTLVQRLTTNDVTELDAGDAQYAAITREDGVMLDDTVVYRLPDEAGDDFGRDDPVPAYLFVPNAGHDTESHERWVDYRDDHDLDCEVRNVTEDWAMFAVQGPAAPDLVAGAVDDGGPDVRGLSRFSAAFAPLSGAECWVARTGYTGEDGFEILCPWDAAGDVWDLFVDDAAPCGLGARDTLRMEKGFLLSGQDFHPEDEPRTPYEADIGFVVDLDTEFVGRDALAEQAETGVEETFVGIELLDRGVPRHGYDITDEDGHVVGAVTSGTMSPSLDKPIALGYLPVDLTDPGTEVNVVVRAREKRAKVVTVPFE
- a CDS encoding sensor histidine kinase is translated as MLGLDGGGMLFAYVAAYVVAVVGCAVALRRAVAVDDDETRRGLVALLVASGGWAAAQLAYLLAPTPDLQYALYLVGLVVGLTTIGGWLYFCSAYTGRAFHRTRTYRRVAVGSYLAVVAVKVTNPFHELYFTAEFVATPFPHLAVQQGLAHWVVTGLSYSLVAVGFFMLFDQFLEADFDTGPLAALVGATALPVVFDVAEMTSASLLDLSMEPVGVAVFAVGTLYVFEDRFLSVQLSDGIDDALIYLDEDDRVRETNDLARETFPELRGGRGEPIGELLPELAAELDGGDGLLERDGDGGRRFFLVTTTDFVRAAGSVGRLVMCSDVSDTERRRRELARQNEQLESIAAAMRHELFNTLQIVAGRVELAGSELEGGDVSAARESLRTASRTAERMRRLVEDFADLARKGQTIETTQSVAFDDAVDAAWEDAATDGVALERESDGRIDADPDRLEALLASAFRFAVHNDASRVSVGLHDDGIVVADDGNEYPGMAPEEFFEYGGAVPTAEAGIALPNVRTLARVHGWNAAVDPGYEGGVRVVVTGARTEVEGSPVPVDVGEPDRVVASGE
- the gap gene encoding type I glyceraldehyde-3-phosphate dehydrogenase, translating into MSKSYLAAGDDVDNPVRVGLNGFGRIGRNVFRAVLEDPRIELVGINDVMDGEEMRYLASYDSVMGRLDGVSYDAESRELAIGDTAVPVLDEQDPADLPWAEFDVDVALECTGVFRTKGDAEKHVEAGADVAVISAPPKGEEPVKQLVYGVNHEEEYDGETVVSNASCTTNSVTPVAKVLDEEFGIASGTLTTVHAYTGSQNLVDGPKAKTRRGRAAAENIVPTSTGAAKAATDILPQLKGKLDGMAMRVPVPNGSLTELVVDLEDSPSADEINDAFRDAADSGPLAGVLGYTDDEVVSRDIIGLPFSSYVDLDSTNVVGDDDEGIAKILTWYDNEYGFSNRMLDVAAYVDAY
- a CDS encoding Hsp20/alpha crystallin family protein; translation: MRDNRDDPFGDIFDEIERMMSEMAGTPGAARAAGDAGFGDETHVSVYEEGETVRLVADLPGIDKTGIDLQCDGSTLTISADGDHRRFDERVRLPARVDEHSAAASFNNGVLEVTFDVLEPSADIDVE
- a CDS encoding ATP-grasp domain-containing protein, whose protein sequence is MPSPPADPELRLAVTTNAETFARLRERLAPHGIAVDHVRADERTLRVDADPEGEFAGFDVGWVYPSRLMEGAVVDTHLGVPWVNGRDAVLGSRNKAGTLATLAAAGVPVPETRVVSNPVDDEAVLAAAAEVGYPVVVKPNSATRGVGVAKATDPDSLLGVTDYLDLVHDYRATGDKSFLLQEFLPDATDYRAMVVDGEYAGAVERRLPEGAVADGNWKHNVHRGAVAAGVDLDDDARDLVERAAAATGVPLVGVDLLESDGRLVVSETNARPTVDAAGKYRAGFDESLAALVRRTAQR
- a CDS encoding HVO_0476 family zinc finger protein, whose translation is MSDSDVPSQVPVECPGCGEETAHEVLKPGGHATVQCTVCGHTHKVEVPEPTTVDVDVIVSQDGESYTATLEGDPDQIVEVGDEFIVETEQAIQQVRVTSIELDGDRRVEQSDVDHAATVWTRVVDNVSVNITVHPKDGRRDETRSLKVYVPGDFEFVVGRTQSFGDDEIEIEGVQVRDETADDYRHEKFDHDGDMVYAKDVKRVYARDTKTAAWSAW
- a CDS encoding SAM-dependent methyltransferase yields the protein MPTDERTGLDAEELLLVWAARRTGVLEALLTTAGTPAEVADATDVAEPLARRLVDALVDLGFFETVGDEYEPANRALGMLAKRDVRSIGPIPHALDELDELVGLPETLETGVAPERRSDWEANALGAHYATDEAVVRACVTAAVRAAPDADSVVDLCGGSGVYSREFVSRGLDATLVESPSAIELLGRVHGDRVRFHAGIPATLDRTFDLAFLGDALSGMDPGEIVPTLSVAVGLLDGDGTLVATDVLDDDSGDAVAVEARALAAGHGGAYAPETVRDWFSEAGLADVRVEPIPGTDRHAAVGVVDG